The region GAAGTGTTCGTTTTAAATCgcctagaaaaggaaaaagaacatgtGTGCCAAAATCTCAGCCAGATACTCGAAAACCTCAGTAGTTAACGAGcttgctgtgctgctgtgtgaaGTTGGAGGTGGCATGTGTCAGCCACCCTAGTGCAATCCTACAAGACGGACAGTGGCGATGAGGAATCCCCACAAGCCCCTGGGCCATCTGACCCGGTGTACACAGTGGCCAACAGGacgccctgtctcaaacaagttGGAAAAGGGTTTTGACAAAAACGCCACATTCCTCCACCGTAGTGACAAGAATGGGTTTTCGTTTTGATCCCCGGGCGTGGGGACATGGGGGCTGaagggctgcttcagactgtctgcagcagctggctgtgatttggggggtggggtagttgtggtttgttagtagtgGTACTCaaataagaaacaaaggaagaaaaattagattcagggatctgtgtgtgtgtatgcgtgtgtgtgtgtgtgtgtgtgtgtgtgtgtgtgtgtgtatgtgtgtctgtctgtctgtcttttttttttatctttctctctctctgtctctttgtctctctgtccctctatctgtctgtctctctctctctcccctcattctTTCTCCCTTATTTACTATTAGGaggtaaaattgaaaaataaagggTAGGAAAAGAAGAACCACAGAGTAGCAACTACCTACTACACTTCATGTTAAAAACCAAAGCAATGTATCTCAACATAATGGAAAATACATATGATGAACCTATAGCTGACCTTATATAAATGGGGGAAACCCCGCAGTCAGTCTGATTAAATGAGGAACAGAACAAGGCTGCTCTCTTACTGTCGTAATAGAAACCATAGGACATTAGAGAGCTGCAAATAAAAGGAACGTAAATAAGTGTGTTAGTAGTTTCCGGTCAGTTTGGGAAAGATAGTTTCTGAAGACACAACTGACATCTAATTTGAAGATTAAGATCActtttgaataaaattaataaattacattATAAAGGCATGTGCTTTTTCAACGAGTAACCTACTGTTACTATAATAAAAGctcttattcaatttatataaaaaacacACCCTACCATCAGAGGAAACGTGAGGACAGCTACTCATTTTGAGGAGTCGCAGGGTGTCACTGTTGTTAGCCACAAGAATCTTCAGGGAAGGGTCGTCCACCGGCGTGTCCTCAATCTTAATCGATGATAACGATTTTGAGTTGACAAACACGACCGTAAGCGCCGACACAAAGTGAGACTTGCGTGGCAAAAGGGAAAAAGTTGTGAAAACGTTATTCAAAACTCAGTTTCGATCCAGTGGTTTTAAAATATGATCTGCTAAATGCTAAGAgatatgattaaaaaaacaataactaTATAGGTTTCCATGGTATCACTAGCCAGTAGAAGACATTTCTATCtcctttttaagtaaaatttcaaGCCGAGTATACAAAGAGTGGGTTTCCTTATGGCAATTTCTTGCACGTATGTCTTTATAATTTGTTCTTAGCCACGCCCTTCTGTCTGCCGTTCCCTGCCCTCCCAACTTACCTGTCTCAGatgcctccctgctccctcctgctctcttGTCATATATATTCCATttgcctctttccctcccctctttcatGGTTCCTCTCTCTTTTTATGATCTcaaacatgcatgtatacagacgcccacacacacacacacagagagagagagagagagagagagagagagagagagagagagagagtctgcaTGAGGTAAAGTATGCAGTATTTTTTCCTGGGTCTGGTCAACTTCAGTTGACATAATGATCTCCTCTTCCACGTATTTTCCTGCAAATACCATGATTTCACAAGTCTTCCAGGCGAAATAAAATTCTACTGTGTATATACTTCATGTACGTGCTTCATTCACCCATCCGTTGATGGACAACTAGCCTGGTTCTTCTTGGTAGCCACTGTGGACAGTAGAAGAATAAACATGGCTCCGTATGCACCGTGCCGGTGACTTGTGAGGATTTACCTAGCAGAGCTGCATCGTGTAGTTCTTCTGATGTGTGTTCTGGCCTTCTGTCAGGGATTAGGTTGATGTAGGTATCTGGGCTCAGCTTTAGGTCTATTCTAATGGTTTCTGTACAGTGTAAGAGATAGGAGTCCAGCTTCgttcttctacatgtggataCCCAGTTTTCCAACCGACGTTTGCTGAAGATACTATGCTGTGTTTTTCCCAGTGTGTGTTTTTTGACTTCTGTCTGTAGCTGTTTGAGCTCAGTTTTCTGTCTTATGCTCCACTAACACTGCTGTTGAGAAGTCTGCCCTGTGACGGTTCCAGGCAGTTTCTGCAGCATAACTTGAGGCCGCCATTTGTCCTGGCGCATTGTTCTTTCTGACTATAACTGCTTTGGCAATGAGGGTTTATTCGAGCTTCCACATGAGTCACAGAATGGTTTTTTCTACCTCTGTGAAAAATGTCAATGCAATTTTGATGAAGACTATGTTGAAGCTGTAAATCACTCTGGCTACCATAGCTACTTTCTGCCCTATTAATTCTGTCACGAGGTCTCCCATCTTCTAGtatattcttaaatttctttcctcACTGCCTTAAGGTTTTTGTTACAGAGATCTTTCACTGCCTCACTCCCTAATTAAGTTTAATTCTGAGTTTTCAGGGTTGGGGGGTGGGCATTAtagatggtattttttttcttgatttttttctttcttaccagTTTCATTATTAATAAACAGAAAGGCTGCAGCTTTTACATGGTGATTTTATGTCTCATTACTTTGCTGGAGTTtgagagttctctggtggactcTTTGGGATCGTGTGGGCACAGAATCACGTCTACAAGCAAGAATAATTTGTGTTCTTCatttcctatctttctttttttacttctctTACTGCTCTGACTAAGGCTTCGTGTACAGCACTGAATGAGAGTGGTTTAAGTGAACATACTTGTCTAATGTTCCAGGAAGGTTAGAGGTGTTGAACTCAGTCAAAAGCCTCTCCTGTGCCTAgggagataatcatgtgatttccatttttaaacctATTTGTGTATTGCATTACACTGAGTGGTATGCATACGTGAAAATCAACCTAGAatccctggggggagggggataattTGTTCGTGGTGTAGATATCTTAATGTGCACATCACATCCCTCTATCAGAAAGTTTCATAGCACAACAGGAAATGGGAAGATGAGGACGGAAGAGTCCCAAGCATCTCGTAAAGGCTGCCTCAGCTCTTTTAACTGTAAGAATGTGATGTCCGATGTTAAGAGGAGACACCTTGCTTTATTTTCTCGAATGGGGATTAGCTAATTACGGACCACCAGACAAGCCCAGTGCAGAGTCTGCTTCTCTATGTTTCGTGAATAAGGAACGagttttttacattttgaatggGTTGGATATACTCAGAAGCATAACCACAAGACCCGCACGGCACAGACTTTAACACTCACAGATCAAGTCTGCACGGCACGCAGCCACGTGCTTCCCTTTCCGTGTTGTCTGCGCCGGCCTTCCCTCGGCAACAATGGagctgaggggctgaggcagagaCATAGATGCTTATTCTCTGGGCTTTCCTGACCGCTTGTGAGGAGAAATgcatttcccttctttccctgttTTCAGACCTAAGACAGTGTCTGCCACAGAGCAGTCAGTAAACATTTGTCAACAGAATGAAGGGTTATATCttacgggttttttttttcctagctgatttaaaaaatgtagatGAAAATAGTTACATGTTTTAAAGGATCACAAAATAAAGCTTATTAATAGTTTTGCCTTCAAGATAGGCAGAATTCCATTTTCAGATTTACTCTTTCTGGCAAAGTCAGAAAGTATGGAAACCAAATTTTCCTTCCACAAAATCAGTTTCGGCTATATTAAAGGTTCTACCAGTCCTGTTAGGACGGCCACGCTGGCTTATAAACACGTAAACACGTTGACTTACACTAATTAAAAATGGTTTTCCGAGTAGTAGAGGCTAAAGACCTCCTAAGTTATTACAGAACTGTAAGTCCCTTTCAAGAACTGTAAGGTTTTTTCCCTGCTCCCATCAGCTCTGGATTAGCTGTTTTATTCTGAAGGACACTGAAACAGCACAGCTTTGTTAGAATCAATTTTCTACACTCTTTATGTTTAGCAAAATACCGCAATTTTACCTAGTTCTcccactcacatatacatagGAAAACCAAGAATGGATCCCAGAGAGCCTCTTCAGGCTGTTCAGAGGCCCAGGAGCACACTCGGACAGACAGGGCTGCCTACTGCCTGCCATCTGCTGGTGAACTGCACCACTGAACCCAGATGCTGGCCCAGGAGGCTGCTGGGAAATGCTGGCCTTAGCTTTGCCAAGAAGCATCAGGCCAACCTGATGCTGTGCTTTATAAACAAGGAAGTAACTAGTTAGTGCTAGTAAGCTTTCACCTGATTACTTACAGTATTCTAAATCCCCAAATGACccagtttttttccccccagcgTATCTCTTAAAAAGACAACAGGCTAGCAGAAAGCCTGGCCAGGAGAGCCATGACCCAGTTTATAGGAGAGACTATGTAGCTTTCCCTGTCCTCTACTGCGGGAGGTTTCCATGAGGTGGATTTTCTCAGCAACCGTGATGAAGCGCTTGttaaaaaccaaatactattttAACCTGGCTTTATGGTGATTAAAGAAAAAGGACGGACTCTCATCCTTCAAAGAGAGtgtgagaaggaggcagagaacaggCCAAATTAATCACTAAGGTGGCACCGAGCACTAAGGAATGATGGAAAGACCATAAAATGTCCaacatgggggctggggatttagctcagtggtagagcgcttacctaggaagcgcaaggccctgggttcggtccccagctccaaaaaaaaaagaacaaagaaaaaaaaaatgtccaacatGTGGTGCACAAGTGGTGGTTGGTGTGTGCTATCCACCTGACAGAACCTAGAACCGTCTTGGAGATCATCGtaggtatgtacatatgtatgtatgtatgtatgtatgtatgtatgcatatgtatgcatgcatgcattatttacttattcatttatttatctgtgtatgttcacacatgttcacatgcttTTGCCCACtcgtggaggtcaaaggtcacagCCAttggagtgggttctctcctgccatcgtatgggttctggggatcaaactcaggttcttcaATTTGGAGAGAAGTGCCCTTCCCAAGGAGCCGCCTCACTGCCCTGACTGTGCTGAAGCGAGGAGACTCACTGCCCGTGTGTAGCACCGCTCCCTGACTGCGAGAGGGGAAGAACGGCAGCACGGGACACCCTCTGCTGCCTGAAAATGGACGCCCCGTGAGCAGACGCTTCAAGCTCCCGCTGCCCTGACTTCCCGGCCATGACGGACTGCGCCCTCAGACCGCCAGGGTAGGCCCTCTCTCCCTTACATGCTTTACACAGGCTATTTTCTCACCGCCACAGAACGAGCAACtcacacaggaggaggagaggacctGGTGACACGCGGACGAGGCCTAAGTGAGACAGCGGTCTCTGCAGCCGACAATGCTCCTCGCCCCTCAGCAACtccatctttcctctctgcttaCCCAGTATCCGATTCTAACTGTCAGGCAGACCCTGGGCTCgttggccagccagtgtagcctAATCGGTAAATTCCAAGCCAATGAGAAACTCAAGTCTTAGAGGAGGGCGACAGTGTTTCTGGGGGTGACACATTAAGGGTGTCAATGGCAGTCCCATGTACGTACACACATGttcacctgcacatatgtggacacaaacatttaaaaagcttATCATCTCTCACCAGAAGGACAGTATCCTTACCTTTGGCATATTCATGAAACTTGGCTTGGCTGTTGAAATCAATCCCAAGGTCTGGATAGAGCAATTTACCAGCTGAGAAAGGATATGACAGGCGGCTTCCGCTGACTCAGTACTGCTATCAACCTGTAAAGaccattttaaatctaaatttccCGAAGGCGATTTATCAGGACTACACTGGACATGCAATTACTTAATGGGATCCAATAACCAAGTTCTGCTGATCCCTTTCATCAGCATGAGTGATTGTTTTGATATAAAATGTCTGAGCTCacaaagggagaaacagagaTGACAAGGTAACTCGTTAGCGCTTCAAGCTTTCAGCCCTTCATAATTATCTGGGAATTATTAATAgccagatgagaaaactgaatttTACGTCATTCAGTTACAGCTTAGGAGAAATCAAGGTGGGATAAAATGCTAAGGATTTACCAGGAGCACGAAAGCAAGGCTCCAAATACAGAAAACACGTCAATGTCGGCACGCCAACGGATGCTGCTCCATACCTTAAAGCTGACGTACTGAAGATGTGCCGCGTGCTTTTTGATGATCTGTTGAATGAGGTCGGGATGAGTGGACTTAAAATAAGAGGTTGCTGATTGGTTCAGCTCGAACTCGAACTTCCTCCAAAGATCGGGAATGTGGAACACTTCGTTCCATCTCCTACACACGGAAGATGCCCGGGCTCGATCTACTAAAGGAAGATACTGAAAAATCCGTAATATGACATGGTGAGGTAACGTGCCCCAGTCCAGAAGGACAGAGAGCATCTGAGTCTGGCGGAGGGAAGGGCAGAGCCCACGTTTGGGCTGTTTCACGGCTGGTGACGAGTGGACAACTTTATTCACGGTGGAGAAATTATTCCTCTTCATTCTGCAAGTGCCAGAAAGCGTTTGTTCGTTTCTTTTTTGCTTTCCCACAAAAGTGTTTGTACCCTAACTGTATAAAATAAC is a window of Rattus rattus isolate New Zealand chromosome 14, Rrattus_CSIRO_v1, whole genome shotgun sequence DNA encoding:
- the LOC116883914 gene encoding F-box/LRR-repeat protein 21, with the translated sequence MKRNNFSTVNKVVHSSPAVKQPKRGLCPSLRQTQMLSVLLDWGTLPHHVILRIFQYLPLVDRARASSVCRRWNEVFHIPDLWRKFEFELNQSATSYFKSTHPDLIQQIIKKHAAHLQYVSFKVDSSTESAEAACHILSQLVNCSIQTLGLISTAKPSFMNMPKSHFVSALTVVFVNSKSLSSIKIEDTPVDDPSLKILVANNSDTLRLLKMSSCPHVSSDGILCVADHCQGLRELALNYYILSDELLLALSSETHVNLEHLRIDVVSENPGQIKFHSIKKHSWDALIKHSPGVNVVMYFFLYEEEFDTFFKEETPVTHLYFGRSVSRTILGRIGLNCPRLIELVVCANGLQPLDSELIRIAERCKNLTALGLSECEVSCSAFVEFVRLCGRRLTQLSLMEEVLVPDDRYTPDEVHTEVSKHLGRVWFPDVMPVW